The following proteins are co-located in the bacterium genome:
- a CDS encoding T9SS type A sorting domain-containing protein, protein IPGQPLHTVISYYIKAKDLSGYIKTTPKYTFRVAPTHEFYTIICEAYNTFITTKDEIVTAKPCTLNYNNWDKEISFTIKAESPLGWSEVIVPWDLLHGSQALGRLTVKVDGGVPDSLSIEEFPCHYTKLYFTYEEGEHSVNIWAPIRVGDIYEDGKIDGLDITTACRLFGNTPELAAALGLKWVPRADIDKNKKIDGRDITFICRYFGAGKLLDNAIIPEIPTLLNSKSNVPKGVIMSVKPETICAEQEGIAVGDSFKDSICVSGITNEHPLYSYEVLITFDTTVLEVHPNNVKEGPFLSSVGPTTWACAEDPFGIKNAIAFTATLIGESSGATGSGTLAYITWKVVGAHDSPIEISNPDTWLLDTGMVAIPFDTVDGYFKWSSAGVEEVSMGKINELLLQSYPNPFGLSTVINYQLPSANRVSLRIYDISGRLIETLVDEAKKAGCYSATWDTKVVNNGIYFCRLECAGKVLTQKLVLVK, encoded by the coding sequence GATACCAGGACAGCCTCTTCATACAGTTATCTCTTACTATATAAAAGCAAAAGATTTATCTGGATATATAAAGACAACACCAAAGTATACATTTAGAGTAGCACCGACTCACGAATTCTACACCATTATTTGTGAGGCTTATAATACATTTATAACTACTAAGGATGAAATTGTGACCGCTAAGCCATGTACACTCAATTATAATAATTGGGATAAAGAAATAAGCTTCACTATTAAAGCAGAAAGCCCACTTGGGTGGAGTGAGGTCATAGTCCCATGGGATTTACTGCATGGAAGCCAAGCACTTGGTAGACTCACAGTAAAAGTTGATGGTGGTGTTCCAGACTCTTTAAGTATAGAAGAATTCCCATGTCACTATACCAAGCTATATTTCACTTATGAGGAAGGTGAGCATTCCGTCAATATTTGGGCACCTATACGTGTTGGAGATATATATGAAGATGGAAAGATTGATGGTCTGGATATAACTACTGCATGCAGGCTCTTTGGTAATACACCCGAATTGGCAGCGGCATTAGGGTTAAAGTGGGTTCCACGTGCTGATATAGATAAAAATAAGAAAATAGACGGAAGGGACATAACCTTTATATGTAGGTATTTTGGCGCTGGGAAATTATTAGACAATGCTATAATTCCAGAAATACCCACTCTTCTGAACTCTAAATCCAATGTGCCAAAAGGAGTAATAATGTCAGTTAAGCCCGAAACTATTTGTGCTGAGCAGGAAGGAATAGCAGTGGGTGATAGTTTTAAAGATTCAATTTGTGTGAGTGGTATAACTAATGAACACCCTCTTTATTCATATGAAGTTCTTATAACTTTTGACACTACGGTGTTAGAAGTACATCCTAATAATGTTAAAGAGGGTCCTTTCCTATCGAGCGTAGGTCCTACTACGTGGGCATGTGCTGAGGACCCTTTTGGAATTAAAAATGCGATAGCCTTTACAGCTACTTTAATAGGAGAGTCATCCGGAGCAACAGGTAGTGGAACTCTTGCCTATATCACATGGAAAGTGGTTGGTGCGCATGATTCACCAATAGAAATATCAAACCCTGATACATGGCTTTTGGATACTGGTATGGTTGCTATACCATTTGATACAGTAGATGGCTATTTTAAGTGGAGTTCTGCAGGAGTAGAGGAAGTTTCTATGGGCAAAATAAATGAGCTATTATTACAGAGCTATCCAAATCCATTTGGTCTATCAACAGTTATCAATTACCAATTGCCATCTGCTAATAGAGTATCGCTTAGGATTTATGATATTTCAGGCCGATTGATAGAAACGCTGGTTGATGAGGCTAAAAAAGCAGGGTGCTACTCTGCTACTTGGGATACAAAAGTGGTAAACAATGGCATATATTTCTGCAGATTAGAGTGTGCGGGTAAAGTACTCACACAGAAGTTAGTGTTAGTGAAGTAA